DNA from Desulfuromonas thiophila:
CCGAGGTGTCCGATTCGAGTCAGGCGCTGTCGCAGGGTGCGACGGAATCGGCCAGCTCTCTGGAGCAGATTGCGGCGTCGATGAATGAGCTGGCTTCCCAGACCCAGTTCAATGCCGAGAACGCGGCACAGGCCAATCGTCTGGCGGAACAATCGCGCGTGGCGGCCGGCCGAGGCAATGAGCAGATGCAGCAGATGGTGGCGGCCATGGGTGAGATCAATAGCGCCAGTCAAAGCATTTCCAAGATCATCAAGGTTATTGATGAGATTGCTTTTCAGACCAATCTGCTGGCGCTTAATGCTGCCGTTGAGGCGGCCCGCGCTGGTCAGCACGGCAAGGGTTTTGCCGTGGTGGCGGAGGAGGTGCGTAACCTGGCGGCGCGCAGTGCCAAAGCGGCACAGGAAACGGCGGCGTTGATTGAGGGATCGGTGTGCAAGGCGGAGAACGGTGCCCGAATGGCAGATGCCACAGCGCATCAGTTGCATGAAATTGTTGAGGAAATCAGCAAGGTTACCAGTCTGGTGGCTGAAATTGCCAGTGCCAGCAACGAACAGGCACAGGGGATTGGCCAGGTGAATATCGGCTTATCGCAGATCGATCAGGTGACCCAGCAGAATACGGCCAGTGCCGAAGAAGGGGCTGCGGCCAGCGAAGAGCTCAATAGTCAGGCGGTGCAGTTACGCGATCTGGTTGGTCATTTTGACCTCAAGCACAACACGGCTTCCCGGCCGGTTTTGCCTTACTGAATCGGCGGGTTGTTGCGTTGCGCGGCAAGCCTGGGATTACCCGGTTTTGCCGCGCCGGATTCATCCCTGCGGTGTTGTTCGTCGGTTGTTTTTTGCCAGCAAGCGATTTTTCGACCTGTCTGCGCTATACTCTGTGTCAGGTACTGATGGCGGGTTGTCTGCGGGCAAACCGTATCGATGGCGCGTACAGCAAGGGAGGCAGAAAAATGACCGGATCGCGACAGGGGAAGTGGCGCAGCAGAGGCTGGGCTGTGCTGGTGGCGCTGGTGCTGCTGTGGTGCCCGTATGGGGCTGTGGCGGCCACCTATGGGTGTCTGGAGGGCAATGGTATCGCAGGCCGACAGGAGCGGTCGCTGGCAGCTTTTGATCGTATTGCCCTGCAGGGTGTGTTCGAGGTCAGCATTCAGCTGGCGGCTCAGCCGTCCTGTGCGGTTTCCGGTGACAGCAATCTGCTTGATCAGGTGCGCACCCAGGTGGTGGATAGCGAATTGCGCATTGATACCCGAGGCTCCCTGTGCCTGAAACTGCCATTGCAACTGGATATTCGTCTTCCGGCCCTGACGGCGTTGCGGGTCGATGGCAGTGATCAGGTACAGGTGACCGGGTTGCGTGGTGAGCGTTTCGCCCTGCAGGTGGCGGGTGTCAGCCGGGTGGAATTGCGCGGCGAGGTAGACCAACTGGAGGCCCGCTTGGAGGGTACTTCGGAACTGCAGGCGCTTGACCTGAGGGCGCAGCGGGCCGAAGTGTTGGCCAATGGTACGGCGCAGGCTCATCTGCAGGTGGTTGAGCAACTGCAGGTGACGGCAGCGGATCTGGCGCAGATTTTCTACCGGGGCGCCGCGGTACAACTGGTCGCCAATCTGTCGGGCCTGGCCAGTGTCACGCCGCTTGCTGGTCCCTGAATGATGCCTGAACGGATTGGTGTTGGCGCCGCATAACAGAGCAACGCTGCAACAGAAGAACAGCAGCCTGGAAATCAAGAACAGCAGCCCGAAAATCCTGAGGATTTTCGGGCTGCTGGCGTTTGGGGGCGGGGGGCTTGAAGATAGCGGTTAGAGTGCTGAAACCTCCTGGGGGACAAACTCAACCGACACGGTACGCAACTGGTTGTTGGTGCCGACGGAAACCGTGACACCAAAATGGCCCGCCTGGCCATGTTTGAAGGGCAGATTGTCGTTGACCTGGGCTTCAACCGCATGAACCACACGCTGGTGGCCGTCGAGCAGATAGATAATGGCGTAGCCGCGCAGGGTGCGCTGGCTGTGATTGCGGATGCGGCCACTGACCTCCAGCACATTGCCCTGTTCATGGGCTTGGGCCATCAGATCGATGACCTCGTAGCGTGCTGGCGAAAGCAGGTGAGGCGCCGCCTGAACGGGCAGCAGTGGCAGCAGTGTCAGCAACAGCGCTGGCAACAGCATTTTGATGCGGACAGAGCTTCCCGGATGCTGGCGACTTGAATTCACGCTTTGATCTCCCCGCTTAAAAAAGGACCATCGGCACAGATGAAACGGCATCTTTTTTATTTGAACAGCGTTAGTATAGCCGGCTCTTATGCCCTTCTCAAGTGGGGCTGAGCAGATTCTGCCACCGGTTTCAACCGACTTCGTTGTAGAGGCGTTTGCGGAAGCGGACGCCCAACTGGGCCGCCAGTGCCGCGCAGGCATCACAATCGACTCCCGGAACCGTGACGGCCGAGGCGACCACCTCGGCAACATGCTGTGGCGCCAGCCGGATAAAATCGGTAACGGCACTAAAGGCGTTCTCGCCGAAAGGGGATTGGCACAGTTGCTGGTACTGCCGGGCATTCGAGGCATTGAGGGATATCGAGAGACTGTCGACCAATCCTTCAAGCTCCGGCAGAATGTTGCGGCCATGGACAAGATTGGCCAGCCCATCGGTGTTGACCCGGATGCGCACGCCCTGGGATTTGAGCTGCCGGGCGACGGCGACCAGAGTGTCAAGTCGCAGCAGGGGTTCGCCATAGCCACAGAAAACCACTTCGTCATAGCGGGTTGGATCGCCGATGGCGGCAAGAATCTCGGCCACATCGGGTTCATGGTCGAGTTTGAGCTGATGGCCCTTGACGGCGAAGTCACGAAACTTGGCACAGAACACACAGCGGTTGCTGCAGCGGTTGGTGATGTTGAGATAGAGCGCGTTGCGGATGGGGTAGGCGATTTTGGCAGATTGGTCGATCTGACCGACGCCGAACAGACGATTACCGTTGAGGCTGGTGATGCGGCCGATATCCTGCAGGCTCAACCCGCGCAATTCCGCGATCAGCCGCGCTGTTTCGGCGACATAAGCTGGCTCGTTGCGCTGACCGCGCCAGGGCTGGGGTGCCAGATAGGGGCAGTCGGTTTCGAGCAGTAGCCGGTCGAGCGGCAACTGGCGCAGCAGGTCGCGCTGGGCCTGGTTGGCAGGGTAGGTGAGGGTGCCGGTGAACGAGAGATAAAACCCCAGGGCCAGACAGGTTTCGGCCATGGCCTGGTCGCCACTGAAACAGTGCAGCACGCCGCCGATGGTCTGAGCCTCTTCCTCACGCAGAATGCGCATCACATCCTCATGGGCGTCACGATCATGGATGATCAACGGCTTGCCACAGCGGCGCGCCAGGGCAATCTGCTGGCGAAAGGCCTGATGCTGCTGCTCATGCGGGCAACGGTTGCGGTAATAGTCGAGGCCGGTTTCACCGATAGCGACAACCTCGGGTATCTGCGCCAGCGTTTCGAGTTCCGCCAGGCAGGCGGCATCAAGGCTGGCGGCGTCATGCGGATGGATACCGATGGCGGCGTGGATCGCGGCATGGCGCCTGGCCAGTTCGATACAGGCACGGGAACTGGCCAGATCGCAACCAACACTGATCATGGTCTGGACACCGGCAGCCGCTGCTCGGGCGATGACGGCTTCCAAGTCGGCGGCAAAACGCGGACCATCCAGATGGGCGTGGCTGTCAAACAGTACGGGCCTGCTGTCGGCACAGATGGCGGGGTTTGCTGATGGCATGGTCACATCCTTGAGCAATACAGCTTGCGACCAATAGGCAGGGGGCGCCGTGGCGCCCCCTGAAAACCGGTCAGACCAGCGGTGTATAAGATCGCTGTTATTCCACTTCGATGCGGGGGAACAGGGGGGGCGCTTTTTCAATGCGGCAGCCTGCCGCCAGCCCGCCCCAGTCGCTGTGTTCCAGCAGATTCTGATCCGGCTGCTGGCCGAGAATGGCCAGAATACGGCTGCCGGTTTCCGGCATGAAGGGGCCGATCAGCAGCGCCACCAGCCGGAGGCTTTCAAGCAGGTGATACATGACGGTGCCCAGACGCGGTTGCAGAGCGGCATCCTTGGCCAATGTCCAGGGGGTGGTTTCATCGATATACTTGTTGGCGCTGCCAATGATCTCCCAGATTGCCAGGAGGGCCTTGTTGAAGGCCAACTCGTTCATCAGGGTGTCAACTTCGGCCATTTTATCCTGGCAGCGCTGGCGCAGGGCGGCATCGCAGGGGGCTTCACTGCTGGCGGCCGGCAGCACGCCGTCAAAGTATTTATTGACCATGGCGGTGGTGCGGCTGACCAGATTGCCCAGATCGTTGGCCAGGTCGGAATTGATGCGGTGAACCAGTGAGGTGCGGGAAAAGTCACCGTCAAGGCCGAAGGGCACCTCGCGCAGCAGGAAATAGCGGATGGCGTCGACACCGTATTTTTCCACCAGCATGTTGGGTTCGACCACGTTCTGCAGGCTCTTGCTCATCTTCTTGCCTTCCACCGTCCACCAGCCGTGGGCAAAAACCTTCTGCGGCAGTGGCAAGCCGGCGGCCATCAGGAAGGTCGGCCAGTACACCGTGTGAAAGCGCAGGATGTCCTTGCCGATCACATGGACATCGGCAGGCCAGAAGCGATCGAACAAGCCTTCGGCGTCTTCGGGATAGCCCAGTGCGGTGATGTAGTTATTCAGCGCGTCGAACCAGACGTAGATGACGTGGCCGGCATCGTCCGGTACTGGAATGCCCCAGGAAAAGCTGGTGCGTGAAATGGACAGATCGCGCAGGCCCTCGCGCACGAAGCTGAGGACTTCGTTGCGGCGCGAGCGCGGCTGGATGAAATCCGGCTGGTTTTCGATATGATCGATGAGCTGCTGCTGATACTTGCTCATGCGAAAGAAGTAGGACTGTTCCTGCAGCTTTTCTGTTGGCCGGCCGCAGTCAGGACAGCAGCCGTCGAGCAGCTGGGTTTGAGTCCAGAAGGTTTCACAGGGGGTACAGTACCAGTCTTCGTAGGTACCCAGGTAGATATCGCCTTTGTCGCGGATGGTGCGGAACATCTGCTGGACACCGGTCTTATGGCGTTGCTGTGAGGTACGGATGAAATCGCTGTAATCAATATTGAGTTTGTGCCACAGCGCCTCGAAGCGCTGCATTACGCGATCGGCCAGCTCCAGCGGTGTTTCGCCGGCGGCCCCGGCGGCCTTTTCAACCTTCTGGCCATGTTCGTCGGTGCCGGTGAGGAAAAAGACATCGTGACCACAGGATTTTTTGTAGCGTGCCAGCACATCGCAGGCCAGGGTGGTGTAGGCATGGCCGATATGGGGCACGTCGTTAACGTAATAGATCGGGGTCGTGATATAGAACGGCTTGCGCATAAAAACTCCTGCTAGGACGGTTTGGGCGGATTCTGCGGTCGACGGCGGCTCCGGTTGGGGCGGCGGGGCGGCCGGGTACTGGCATCAGCTGCTGGCGGCCGGTCTGCCGGTACCGCTGGGCCGTTTTGAGGCCGTTGCGAGCGCTCCGCGCCTGGTCGAGGTCGGTCGGGAAGCGCCTTTTTTTCACTGGCCGGGGTGACGGGTCGTGCTTCACGGTTTTCTTGACCCTCCCGTCGTTCCTTGCCGCGTCGGCCACCCCGGCGTCGTCTGCTGCTGGAACTGGCTGGCGTGGCTTCTTCTGCGGCAGGGGTGTCATGGTCGCTGCTGGGCTGGACTGGCTTGTCACCGCTGGCTTCAACCGGGCGGTCCTGGGGCTTGCGACTGGCTTTGGTGCGTGGTTTGCGGGAAGCCTTGTCGCCGCTGTCTGCCGCCGGGGCGTCAGCGGACCGTTCCTGCGGAGCGGCGTCCGCTGTTGCGGTCTCGGCGGCCGGCGCGCTCTGGAGCTGTGCCAGAGGAATCTGGCGATTGACCCCCTCCTGGCTGACGGTGACCGACTGAGCCAGCACCTGACAGCTGATGACCTTGACCGGCTTGCCGTCGAGCAGCAGGGTGCTGCCCGCTTTGGGCAGTTTTTTGGCCATCTGACAGTAGGTCGGATACTCATAGCTCAAACAGCACAACAACCGGCCGCACTGGCCGGAGATTTTGGTCGGGTTAAGGGCCAGGCCCTGCTGTTTGGCCATCTTGACTGAAACCGGGTAGAAGTCGGTCAGAAAGGTGCCGCAGCAGAGTTCACGACCGCAGATGCCGATGCCGCCGACCAGTTTGGCCTCGTCACGCACACCGATTTGGCGCATCTCGATGCGGGTATGAAAATGGTGGGCCAGATCCTTCACCAGATCCCGAAAATCGATACGGCCGTCGGCAGTGAAATAGAAGATGATCTTCGAGCCATCAAACAGGTATTCGGCGCGTACCAGTTTCATTTCCATGGCGCGCTGTCGAATCCGCTCGAAGCAGTAGTGAAAAGCCTCTTTTTCCTTCGAGGCGCTGATGCGGGCCATGTTCTGATCGGCCTCGGTAGCCAGGCGCAGCACCTTCTTGAGGTCGGCGGGGCAGTCCTTGTGCTCAAGGCTGCGTGGCGATTGCGTTACACTGCCGAGGGCGCGGCCACGGTTGGTTTCCACCACCACCAGATCGCCACGCTGCAGCGGCAGACCACCCGTGGCAAAATCGTACTGCTTGCCGGCATGCCGGAAGCGGATCGTAACGATTTCACACCAATCCGTCGTGTTTGGCGACTCGGTTGGCGGCTGTAACTGTTCAGGATCTTCAATATCGGTTGGTTGCATGAGTCTTCACAATGAGGCAGTCGGCGCTTCTGCCTGGCGAGGTGCCGGGAGCGGGCCGGATTGCCGAAGATAGCGGGGTTGCAGCAGGATTGATGATATCGAGATTACGTCTCGTCCGGGGCTGTTAGGCTGAGACCCGCTGTAAAAGCAGCTCTCACCCTGTAGGCAGCATCACAGAACACAAAGATCCTTCTTGTTTCCGGCCGCCTCTGCCAAAACGCTACGGATTGTTTTGCGACCACCTGCCAAGATGATGCGGCAATCTACCGCATCCGCCAGGCACAGGCAATGTCTTAGTTGCCGCCGTCGGGTCTTGCCCTAGCAGAAGGTTGAAAAAGTCCCATCCGGGGCTTTTTCAACGATGCAAGCCGACAATGCTCTTTTTCGTCTTGCTCAAAAATCATTTTAATACGGAGCAATGATTGATTTTGGTCACCCGTCCATGGGCTCTACAGGCTGTTTTTCAACAGTCTGCTAGCTGACCAGCCGGATCAGCAGATTCTCCATAATCAGCTGACGGTTGGCCGTGGTGAGCAGCTGGCTGTGGGCTTGCAGCAGGGCCGCAAGGCGATGACCGGCCCGTTGTGGCCCGCACTGATGCGCCAGGCGGGTCAGGGGATCAAGCAGATCGCGGTTAATGACCAGGGCTGCAGCACCCTGATGGGCCAGAATGAAGACATCGCGGTAGCAGCTTAGCAGCAGGCCGAGCAGTTCGGGCAACTGTTCTTTGTCGCCGGCCAGTTCCTCGGCCAGTTCCAGCAGGGGCACGATGGTCTGTGGGCTCAGCCGGCTGAGCTGTGCGAACAGGCTGCGGCGGCGTTGCAGATAGAGCTCGTGGTCGCTGCCCAGAGCTCGTGTCAGACTGCCTTCGGTCAGGCGTATCAGCAGTTCGCGCTGCTCCGGATCGGCGATTTGCTGCTGCAGGATTTGGCTGATCTGACCGGTGCCGAGGCGGTTGAAGGGCAGGGTCTGGCAGCGGGAGCGGATGGTGTCGAGCAACTGCTGTGGCTGACTGCTGATCAGTAGCAGCAGACAGCTGCCCGGCGGCTCCTCCAGGGTCTTGAGCAGGGCATTGGCGGCACTGCTGTTGAGCAGGTGGGCATCGTCAATCAAAACAATGTGACGATCGGCCTCGTAGGGTCGCAGCGCCAGTTGCTGCTGCAGGGTGCGGATCGCTTCGATCAGGATCTGGCCGTCGACAGGTTCGACCAGATGCAGATCCGGGTGGTTGTTGTGGTCGATCCGCCGACAGACCGGGCACTGACCGCAGCCGGTGCCGCTGGGGCAGAAGAGCAGACGTGCCAACGCCAGGGCCATCAGGCGTTTGCCGATGCCGGCTGGTCCACTAAACAGATAGGCGTGCGCCAGACGCTGATGCTGCCAGGCCTGTCGCAGCAGATGTTTCTGACGCTCATGACCGATAATCTGGCTGAAGCTGCTCATGATGCGGCGTGCAACCTGGAGGTCAACAGGGTAGCGATGCGCTTTGTCACCTCGGCAACCGTGCCAGTGGCGTCGATGCGCAGGATGCGCTCGGGCTGCTGCTGGTGCAACTGCAGGTAGCCCTGACGCACCTGTTCGTGAAATTGACGATCCTGCTGTTCGAAGCGTTGCTCATGCTGTAGGGCGTCATCCTCATTGCGCTGCCGGGCTCGTTGCAGGCCGATATGGACAGGCAGATCGAGCCAGAAGGTCAGATCCGGTTGTAGACCACTGCAGGCGTAGTGGTTCAGGTGTTCGATGGCGGCAATTTCCAGTTGGCGGGCATAGCCCTGATAGGCCAGGGTGGCGTCGCAGAAGCGGTCGCACAGTACCAGCTGTCCCTGTTGCAGGGCAGGCCGGATGATCTGTTCGACATGCTGGGCGCGCGCCGCAGCATAGAGCAGCAACTCGGCCTTGGGTACCAAGATGTCGTGGTCCGGGTGCAGCAGCAGCGCGCGAATCTGTTCGGCAATGGCGCAGCCACCTGGCTCGCGGGTGGTCAGCACGCCGTAGCCCTGCTGGCGCAGCTGTTCAGCCACAAGACACAGTTGCGTGCTTTTGCCGCAACCCTCGATTCCTTCAAAGGTGATAAACAGAGCCATAAGCATCCCAACAAATGACAGCGCGGTCAGAGGGTATGAGAAATCATTTTTAATGGCGCATGATACAGGGCCGGCTTGTCTGCCGGCAAGGTAAAAGCATTCCGGAAGATGACAGGGGCAGGCGGATGAAACCTGCTACCGGCCCGGCTCCATCAAGAAACCGGTGGTTCCGGTTGCCTGCCTGGCTTCGGCCAATGCCGGGCCTGGTCAGTGCTCATTGCGGCCCTGATGCCAGGCAACAACCCGTTCGAGCAGGTCTTTGTACAGGCGGATTTCGTTGACATCGATTCCGCCCGCCTGAGACGAGGTTTGCAGTTGCAGTACCTCGTCGGGAATGCCGCCATAGGTTTCCTGGCAGTAGGCGTTGAGACTGTTGCCGATGCGCCAGAGAAAACCCTCACGGCCTTCAATGGCTTTGATGCGCTGGAAAACCTCGTAAGCGGCCAGTGTTTCCATCTGGCGCTGATGACGCACGGCCTGAAAAAACAGCGCCAGCCCGGCCAACAGGCTGACGATCACCGCTGCATTGCCCAGGCCACGCAGCCCCGGCAGCAGTTCAACAATGAACAGCAGCAGGCCCAGCAGCAGAAAACTGCTGCCCAGGCCGACCAGAACAAAGGTTCCGTGCGATTTTTGTTTGAGTACCAGATTGTAGTCCAGTTCCGCCAACGGGATGTGACGGGCGCGTTCAAGGTAGTCACGTTCAGTTTCATGAAGACTGGCCATGGGTTCCCGCCATTGACAGTTGAGGGTAAAGGGTTTAACAAGAAGGGGTGGTGCCCGCCTGGGTGCCAGGATTCGGTTTTGTTAACCTACCGTTGCGAAGGAATTCGGATGACTGCTCTTGTTGTTGCTGGCTGTATTTTGCTGGTACTGCTGTTGTATGTGGTGTCAGCTCTGGCACCTTTGGCCTGGTATCTGTATCTGCCTTTCATCGTGCTATTTCTGCTGGTGTTGTTTTGGAAGCCGTTGACCGCGTCGCTGCCGTGGAAGTCGTCGTTTGGTCGGGGGGGAGTCTTCCGCCAGAGCCGGCTCAATTGGCCTGGTCGCGGTAATGGCCGTGGCCGGCGCCGCAACCCTGCGCCCCGCCAAGGCAGCGGCCGGCGCATGTAACCGCTGCCCGCCGCTTTTTCGGTTACAGAGGTTCAGCTGCAGCCCGATCGGCACGGTTCCGATCGGGCTGCAGTTGTTTTTGTCTTCACGACGGCCTGACGTCGCTGCACTCAGCGCTCGTGACAGGCGCGGCATTTGGTGGGACCGGCTTCGACCCTCACATGGCAGGTGCGGCACAGCGCGTGGTATTCCTTCTTGCTCTTTTCAATCTTGCCAGGCGCTCCTTCACCATGACAAGTGGCACAGCCCATCATGCTGGCATGCTGCAGATGATCAAAACGTACGATGCCGAAAGCGTTGGACAAGGCAATCCGTTCGATGCTGGTTGCTTCCGGGGTCGGTGTGCCGCCGCACAGAGAATCGCTTTCCATGGCAGCGGAATCCTCCTCGACAGCGGGGGTGGTTGCAGCCGTCACTTCAACTTCCGCGTTTGCTGTTTCCGGCGTGGCTGCCTGCTGGGCAGTCTCGATCTGGCGTTGTTCTTCGCGTTGCTGGGCCAGGATCTGTTGCGTGTGCTCCAGAGCCGATCCCAGTGTCGCAGATGATGAGTGGGCTGGCTGTGAGGGATTGTCACCGCAGCCGGTCAGCAGGGTGGTGGCCAGAAAGGCACAGAGACATAACAGGAGTGATGGTTTCATGGGATTTTCCTCCAGGGCTGTGGGGTTTTCCGTTTCCGATGGCTGTAAGAGGTTTTTATTGCTGACAACGGTTATTCTGGCCGGTGATGCTAGCACGTTTGCCGCTAGGATGCATCCGCTTCGCCAGCGCGGCTGTTCCGTCCCCCGACAGAAACTGGGGGCTGGCAATGGCAATGGAACTGTTGCATCTGGTAGATGATTTTGCCATCGACACTGAGCAGACCACTGGCGCACAGCTCCTGGCGCTGATGATCCAGCGCTTCAATGCAGGCTTCGACGCGGACTTGCCGATTGGTGGGGATGATCTGACCGCGGTAACTCCACTGATGCGGTGCCGAGGTCAGTTGCAGATTGCCGGCAGCCTCTTCGCCCCAGTGATGGGCGGCGATTACCCGCAGCAGTTGCAAAAAAGACTCCAGCCCCAGGGAGCCGGGACAGACCGGATCCTGATAGAAGTGGGCCGCAAAAAACCATTCCTGCGGATCGACCTGCTTGCTGCCACGAATCCATCCCGCCCCGGCCGGTCCGCCAGCGGGGCAGAACAGCTCGATCCGGTCGAGCATGCGCAACTGCTGGTCGGGGAAGGGCGGCTGTGACGGATAGTCGAAAGGCGCGCCGCTGGCCTGCTCTTTGGCACTGACCAGATAGGGCTGGGCTGTGCGCAGGCCGACCTGATTGGCCAGCGCCGCCGCAGTGAAAAAACCGAACAGGGTCTCGCCCTGGTAGACCGGCCCCTGTTGATCGTGCACACAGAAATCATAGCCCTGGATGATCATGCCACCGCTGCTGGAGACCCGGGTCAGGGTCACCTGGGTGGTCAGGGTGCCGCTGTTCCGATCGACCGGTCGCAACTGACGCGCCGTGCCATCAAGGTTGCGGAAACACAAATCCACCGGGCTGGTCAGGGCGCTGCCGACATAGGCGGCCAGCCAGCCACAGGGTTGCAATGCGATTTCCAGCAGAACACAGAACGGCATCTGCCGGCTGCGATTGGCGGCGAAATACCAGGCATCGGCCGGTACGTCGTACTGGGCTTCGATGTGACCGCCGGCCACCATTCGCCAGGGCTCGGCGGCGATGGCGGTGATGCGATCAAGAAACTGGAACGGCGGTCGTGGCAGACGGGCGATGCGGCGCTCGGCATCGAAGATACGGTAGGGTTCGCCAAAGGCCTCGGACGGTTTGCCCGCTGAAAAGGCCAGAATACGGTCGTAATCATACAGGGCCGGTTTGCGGCCGCCAGCGGTTGTGGTCACCGGGCGCGGGGCAGGCGAGGTAACGTGGGCCTGCTGCCAACGCTGTTCCAGAACCTCACGGGTCATGCCACTGAGCTGGACGGACATGTTGCCGATTTCGACAATGGCCTTGCCGTCGGCATACATCAGGGCGTCAACGATGGCGTAAGGCGCCGGATGGTAGCCCAATTCCTTCAGGCTAACCTCGTAGGTAACGGTGCGGGTGCTGGCCGTAACCTGACCGCGGCATTTGAGCTGGCTGTCCACTCCGGCCACCGGTTCCCATACGGCTTCATCCTGTTCGCACACCCAGCCCAGCCGCATCAGATAAAGGCGCAGGCAGTGCAGGCAGCATTCGTACATCAGGGTGCCGGGCATGACCTGATCATCACAAAAGTGACAGGTCAGAAACCAGTCATCGGGCTGCACGTCCATTTCGGCGCGGATCTGGCCGAGGCCGAAGCGGCCGCCGGCTGGATCAAGACGGGTAACGCGGTCGACCAGTTCCAGCTTGCCGCCGGGCAGGCCCAGGGGCCGCTGCAGGGGCAGGTGGGCGAAAGCCGAACCGAAACAGCCGGCCAGGTCGCCCTGGCGCAGGGCCTGCAGCTGCTGGCTGTCGTATTGTTCCAGCGCCAGGGGCACCAGTTCAAGCCAGTCGGCCGGTCGTTTGCCTGTTTGCGGGCGCAGGTCGAGGGCCGTCTGGATAATGCCGCGGCCGGCGTTGAGTTCGGTCTGGCTGAAGAAACCGGCGCAGCCGTTGCGCATGGTCAGCAGCGGTCGACCGTCAACCGTGCTGTCGAAAGCGAAACGGAACAGCCAGGTGTCGCCCTGACGGAAAAAACGCTCGATGCGGATATCGTAGCGGATCACCGCGCCCGGCCCCGGCAACGGGCCGTGGAAGCGGACCACGGCATCAAGCAGGCGGTAGACCGCCAGGCCGCGGGTCTGGAAATCGATTCCGAGCCAGGCGGACAGAAAGAGATCGGCCTGACCGGCCTCGACAGCGACGCAGGTGGGAATCCGGCCACTGTCCAGATACCAACGGTCGGCGGTGACGTCATGCTCGGTCAC
Protein-coding regions in this window:
- a CDS encoding GIN domain-containing protein, with protein sequence MTGSRQGKWRSRGWAVLVALVLLWCPYGAVAATYGCLEGNGIAGRQERSLAAFDRIALQGVFEVSIQLAAQPSCAVSGDSNLLDQVRTQVVDSELRIDTRGSLCLKLPLQLDIRLPALTALRVDGSDQVQVTGLRGERFALQVAGVSRVELRGEVDQLEARLEGTSELQALDLRAQRAEVLANGTAQAHLQVVEQLQVTAADLAQIFYRGAAVQLVANLSGLASVTPLAGP
- a CDS encoding TatD family hydrolase, which encodes MPSANPAICADSRPVLFDSHAHLDGPRFAADLEAVIARAAAAGVQTMISVGCDLASSRACIELARRHAAIHAAIGIHPHDAASLDAACLAELETLAQIPEVVAIGETGLDYYRNRCPHEQQHQAFRQQIALARRCGKPLIIHDRDAHEDVMRILREEEAQTIGGVLHCFSGDQAMAETCLALGFYLSFTGTLTYPANQAQRDLLRQLPLDRLLLETDCPYLAPQPWRGQRNEPAYVAETARLIAELRGLSLQDIGRITSLNGNRLFGVGQIDQSAKIAYPIRNALYLNITNRCSNRCVFCAKFRDFAVKGHQLKLDHEPDVAEILAAIGDPTRYDEVVFCGYGEPLLRLDTLVAVARQLKSQGVRIRVNTDGLANLVHGRNILPELEGLVDSLSISLNASNARQYQQLCQSPFGENAFSAVTDFIRLAPQHVAEVVASAVTVPGVDCDACAALAAQLGVRFRKRLYNEVG
- the metG gene encoding methionine--tRNA ligase; translated protein: MRKPFYITTPIYYVNDVPHIGHAYTTLACDVLARYKKSCGHDVFFLTGTDEHGQKVEKAAGAAGETPLELADRVMQRFEALWHKLNIDYSDFIRTSQQRHKTGVQQMFRTIRDKGDIYLGTYEDWYCTPCETFWTQTQLLDGCCPDCGRPTEKLQEQSYFFRMSKYQQQLIDHIENQPDFIQPRSRRNEVLSFVREGLRDLSISRTSFSWGIPVPDDAGHVIYVWFDALNNYITALGYPEDAEGLFDRFWPADVHVIGKDILRFHTVYWPTFLMAAGLPLPQKVFAHGWWTVEGKKMSKSLQNVVEPNMLVEKYGVDAIRYFLLREVPFGLDGDFSRTSLVHRINSDLANDLGNLVSRTTAMVNKYFDGVLPAASSEAPCDAALRQRCQDKMAEVDTLMNELAFNKALLAIWEIIGSANKYIDETTPWTLAKDAALQPRLGTVMYHLLESLRLVALLIGPFMPETGSRILAILGQQPDQNLLEHSDWGGLAAGCRIEKAPPLFPRIEVE
- the ricT gene encoding PSP1 domain-containing protein translates to MQPTDIEDPEQLQPPTESPNTTDWCEIVTIRFRHAGKQYDFATGGLPLQRGDLVVVETNRGRALGSVTQSPRSLEHKDCPADLKKVLRLATEADQNMARISASKEKEAFHYCFERIRQRAMEMKLVRAEYLFDGSKIIFYFTADGRIDFRDLVKDLAHHFHTRIEMRQIGVRDEAKLVGGIGICGRELCCGTFLTDFYPVSVKMAKQQGLALNPTKISGQCGRLLCCLSYEYPTYCQMAKKLPKAGSTLLLDGKPVKVISCQVLAQSVTVSQEGVNRQIPLAQLQSAPAAETATADAAPQERSADAPAADSGDKASRKPRTKASRKPQDRPVEASGDKPVQPSSDHDTPAAEEATPASSSSRRRRGGRRGKERREGQENREARPVTPASEKKALPDRPRPGAERSQRPQNGPAVPADRPPAADASTRPPRRPNRSRRRPQNPPKPS
- the holB gene encoding DNA polymerase III subunit delta', which codes for MSSFSQIIGHERQKHLLRQAWQHQRLAHAYLFSGPAGIGKRLMALALARLLFCPSGTGCGQCPVCRRIDHNNHPDLHLVEPVDGQILIEAIRTLQQQLALRPYEADRHIVLIDDAHLLNSSAANALLKTLEEPPGSCLLLLISSQPQQLLDTIRSRCQTLPFNRLGTGQISQILQQQIADPEQRELLIRLTEGSLTRALGSDHELYLQRRRSLFAQLSRLSPQTIVPLLELAEELAGDKEQLPELLGLLLSCYRDVFILAHQGAAALVINRDLLDPLTRLAHQCGPQRAGHRLAALLQAHSQLLTTANRQLIMENLLIRLVS
- the tmk gene encoding dTMP kinase is translated as MALFITFEGIEGCGKSTQLCLVAEQLRQQGYGVLTTREPGGCAIAEQIRALLLHPDHDILVPKAELLLYAAARAQHVEQIIRPALQQGQLVLCDRFCDATLAYQGYARQLEIAAIEHLNHYACSGLQPDLTFWLDLPVHIGLQRARQRNEDDALQHEQRFEQQDRQFHEQVRQGYLQLHQQQPERILRIDATGTVAEVTKRIATLLTSRLHAAS
- a CDS encoding cytochrome c3 family protein translates to MKPSLLLCLCAFLATTLLTGCGDNPSQPAHSSSATLGSALEHTQQILAQQREEQRQIETAQQAATPETANAEVEVTAATTPAVEEDSAAMESDSLCGGTPTPEATSIERIALSNAFGIVRFDHLQHASMMGCATCHGEGAPGKIEKSKKEYHALCRTCHVRVEAGPTKCRACHER